From Marinitoga sp. 38H-ov, a single genomic window includes:
- a CDS encoding motility protein A has protein sequence MDISSLAGLGLAIAAIILGAGSSIGSLVDIPSFFITVVGSLGGMFIAAPKDISFKFFQAIMMGIKEPPIDSVEILKTLYSFAEKARREGLISLEADLEGLDNEFMKDGLRAAVDGTDPEEIRKILEIKMELFEAEQGKWAGVLNTWGTLAPAYGMIGTLIGLVLMLGTLNDPTTIGPKMAIALITTLYGALVANILTLPIAEKINRRTALQVNLLRMITEGILSIVSGENPRLMEEKLKAFLSPGEKQKYESEKEG, from the coding sequence ATGGATATTTCTAGTTTAGCGGGATTAGGTTTAGCTATAGCTGCTATTATATTAGGAGCTGGATCGAGTATTGGATCATTAGTTGATATACCTTCATTTTTTATTACTGTTGTTGGATCGCTTGGAGGTATGTTTATTGCAGCCCCAAAAGATATATCTTTTAAGTTTTTTCAAGCTATAATGATGGGAATAAAAGAACCTCCAATAGATTCTGTAGAAATATTAAAAACATTATATTCTTTTGCAGAAAAAGCGAGAAGAGAAGGGCTTATTTCATTAGAAGCTGATTTAGAAGGACTGGATAATGAATTTATGAAAGATGGTCTTCGTGCTGCTGTAGACGGTACAGATCCTGAGGAGATTAGAAAAATATTAGAAATAAAAATGGAATTATTCGAAGCTGAACAAGGAAAGTGGGCAGGGGTTTTAAATACATGGGGAACATTAGCTCCAGCATATGGAATGATAGGTACTTTGATTGGATTGGTTTTAATGTTAGGTACATTAAATGATCCTACAACTATTGGTCCTAAAATGGCTATAGCTTTAATTACAACATTATATGGTGCTTTGGTTGCTAATATACTTACTCTTCCTATTGCTGAAAAAATAAACAGAAGAACTGCTTTACAAGTAAACCTTTTGAGAATGATAACTGAAGGAATATTGTCAATTGTTTCTGGTGAAAATCCTAGACTTATGGAAGAAAAGTTAAAAGCATTTTTATCTCCGGGAGAAAAACAAAAATATGAATCAGAAAAAGAAGGGTGA
- a CDS encoding flagellar FlbD family protein, with product MIKLTNLGNKEFYINPDMIEKIEARPDTTIILNNGHIYIVKESIEEIINEIIEFRSKIFSLGFKRGD from the coding sequence ATGATAAAGTTAACAAATTTGGGAAATAAAGAATTTTATATAAATCCCGATATGATCGAAAAAATAGAAGCAAGACCTGATACTACAATTATTTTAAATAATGGTCATATATATATTGTAAAAGAATCTATCGAAGAGATCATAAATGAAATAATTGAATTTAGAAGTAAAATATTTTCTCTTGGATTTAAAAGAGGTGATTAG